One Vibrio sp. 16 genomic window carries:
- a CDS encoding DMT family transporter yields the protein MGFEWLALAAAFLWAVASLLSVTPAQHLGTFAYSRWRMGCTSLILGTMAMVTGGWSTVETSAISAMMLSGVIGIFIGDTALFACLNRMGPRQAGLLFSCHAVFSAILGYFLFSETMTNMELLGSLLVFTGVITAIFFGRKGQTDNQLEAIKGKVWIGVGLGLVAALCQALGGIIAKPIMQTDIDPVAASAMRMMTAFAAHCLFFLSGAKLARATQPMNIKIFSITAINGFLAMAVGMTLILYALQEGNVGMVALLSSTTPIMLLPILWIYSGKRPNRFAWIGAIVAVVGTGILVQ from the coding sequence ATGGGCTTTGAATGGCTGGCCTTGGCGGCAGCATTTTTATGGGCTGTCGCCAGCTTACTTTCGGTCACTCCCGCACAACATTTAGGCACCTTTGCCTACAGCCGATGGCGAATGGGCTGCACATCGCTCATTTTGGGGACGATGGCGATGGTTACCGGCGGATGGTCAACCGTCGAAACATCGGCAATTTCGGCGATGATGCTGTCAGGTGTCATTGGTATATTCATTGGCGACACTGCGCTCTTTGCTTGCCTGAACCGCATGGGACCAAGACAAGCTGGCCTTCTCTTCTCGTGTCACGCCGTTTTTTCAGCGATTTTGGGTTACTTCCTGTTTAGTGAAACCATGACCAATATGGAGCTACTGGGCTCTCTGCTTGTGTTCACTGGCGTAATCACTGCGATTTTCTTTGGCCGAAAAGGGCAAACCGACAACCAATTGGAAGCAATCAAAGGTAAAGTTTGGATTGGTGTTGGCCTAGGATTGGTCGCAGCACTTTGCCAAGCACTCGGTGGCATCATTGCCAAACCCATCATGCAAACAGACATTGATCCTGTTGCTGCCTCAGCCATGAGAATGATGACCGCTTTTGCCGCCCATTGTCTGTTTTTCTTAAGTGGCGCAAAACTCGCTCGAGCCACTCAACCTATGAACATCAAGATATTTTCAATTACTGCCATCAACGGTTTTCTTGCCATGGCAGTCGGCATGACACTTATTCTCTATGCACTGCAAGAAGGTAATGTCGGCATGGTGGCGTTGCTGTCCTCTACTACTCCAATCATGTTATTGCCTATACTTTGGATTTACTCAGGTAAACGCCCCAATCGCTTTGCATGGATTGGGGCAATCGTAGCCGTTGTCGGCACAGGAATTTTGGTGCAATAA
- the gpmM gene encoding 2,3-bisphosphoglycerate-independent phosphoglycerate mutase has translation MTAKKPMALVILDGYGHREDTASNAIANAKTPFLDSLFANKPNTLISASGMDVGLPDGQMGNSEVGHTNIGAGRVVYQDLTRITKSIADGEFAETPAIVEAIDSAVKAEKAVHIMGLMSPGGVHSHEDHIYAAVEMAAARGAEKIYLHCFLDGRDTPPRSAENSLKRFDELFAKLGKGRVASLVGRYYAMDRDNNWDRVQVAYDLLTQAKAEFTFDSAVAGLEAAYARDENDEFVKATAIKAEGQEDAVIADGDAVIFMNYRADRARQITRTFVPAFDGFERAVFPAINFVMLTQYAADIPLAIAFPPASLDNTYGEWLSKQGKTQLRISETEKYAHVTFFFNGGVENEFEGEERQLVASPKVATYDLQPEMSSAELTEKMVAAIKSGKYDTIICNYPNPDMVGHTGVYEAAVQAIEAMDECVAKVTAAIEEVGGQMLITADHGNAEMMVDPETGGTHTAHTNLPVPLIYVGDKDVEFKEGGKLSDLAPTMLALTGLEIPAEMTGTVLVK, from the coding sequence ATGACAGCTAAGAAGCCTATGGCTCTAGTTATTCTTGACGGTTACGGTCACCGTGAAGATACAGCAAGCAACGCAATCGCAAACGCGAAAACTCCTTTCCTAGACAGCCTGTTTGCTAATAAACCAAACACTCTAATCTCTGCTTCTGGCATGGATGTTGGCCTACCTGATGGTCAAATGGGTAACTCAGAAGTTGGCCACACTAACATCGGCGCAGGCCGCGTGGTATACCAAGACCTAACTCGCATCACTAAATCTATTGCTGACGGTGAGTTTGCTGAAACTCCAGCTATCGTAGAAGCGATTGATTCCGCGGTTAAAGCGGAAAAAGCAGTCCACATCATGGGTCTGATGTCTCCAGGTGGCGTACACTCTCACGAAGATCACATCTACGCAGCCGTAGAAATGGCAGCAGCACGTGGCGCAGAGAAGATTTACCTACACTGCTTCCTAGACGGCCGTGACACGCCACCACGCAGCGCAGAAAACTCACTAAAACGCTTTGACGAGCTATTCGCTAAACTAGGCAAAGGCCGTGTGGCTTCTCTAGTTGGTCGTTACTACGCAATGGACCGTGACAACAACTGGGATCGCGTACAAGTTGCTTACGATCTTCTAACTCAAGCGAAAGCAGAATTTACGTTCGATTCAGCTGTAGCAGGCCTTGAAGCGGCTTACGCTCGTGACGAAAACGATGAGTTTGTTAAAGCGACAGCAATCAAAGCAGAAGGTCAAGAAGATGCAGTAATCGCAGACGGCGATGCAGTAATCTTCATGAACTACCGCGCTGACCGTGCTCGCCAAATCACTCGTACTTTCGTACCTGCGTTTGATGGCTTTGAGCGTGCTGTATTCCCTGCAATCAACTTCGTGATGCTAACGCAATACGCAGCAGACATCCCACTAGCGATCGCATTCCCACCAGCGTCTCTAGACAACACTTACGGTGAGTGGCTATCTAAGCAAGGTAAAACTCAGCTACGTATCTCTGAAACTGAGAAATACGCGCACGTAACTTTCTTCTTCAACGGCGGTGTTGAGAACGAGTTCGAAGGCGAAGAGCGTCAACTTGTTGCTTCACCAAAAGTAGCAACTTACGACCTACAGCCAGAGATGAGCTCAGCTGAACTGACTGAGAAGATGGTTGCGGCTATCAAGTCTGGTAAGTATGACACCATCATCTGTAACTACCCGAACCCAGATATGGTTGGTCACACTGGCGTTTACGAAGCCGCCGTTCAAGCAATTGAAGCAATGGACGAATGTGTAGCTAAAGTAACAGCAGCTATCGAAGAAGTCGGCGGTCAAATGCTGATCACTGCTGACCACGGTAACGCAGAAATGATGGTAGACCCAGAAACAGGTGGCACTCACACTGCGCACACTAACCTACCAGTGCCGCTAATCTACGTTGGTGACAAAGACGTTGAGTTCAAAGAAGGCGGTAAACTGTCTGACCTAGCGCCAACAATGCTAGCGCTAACAGGTCTAGAGATCCCAGCTGAAATGACTGGTACGGTTCTTGTGAAGTAA